One genomic window of Corynebacterium massiliense DSM 45435 includes the following:
- the rsmG gene encoding 16S rRNA (guanine(527)-N(7))-methyltransferase RsmG has product MTSLDPAEVFGDRLPVAEHYHTSLAEVASARGFIGPREVPRLWDRHILNCAVIEKLMPEGATLIDVGSGAGLPGVALAIARPDLTVTLLEPLLKRSTYLGEVVSELGLDNVTVVRGRAEEGHIKRQVAGVDIVTSRAVAPLGKLAQWSLPLVKKGGEMIAMKGDSVDEELARDRDIIARAGGGKAEVTEVKGTTVIRVPRIN; this is encoded by the coding sequence ATGACCTCGCTCGATCCCGCAGAAGTCTTTGGCGACCGCCTGCCTGTGGCGGAGCACTACCACACCTCTCTGGCCGAGGTCGCGTCCGCGCGCGGTTTCATCGGCCCGCGGGAGGTGCCGCGCCTGTGGGATAGGCACATCCTGAACTGTGCGGTCATCGAAAAGCTCATGCCCGAAGGCGCCACGCTTATCGATGTCGGCTCCGGCGCCGGCCTCCCCGGCGTGGCGCTCGCCATCGCCCGCCCAGACCTCACCGTGACCCTGCTGGAGCCGCTTTTGAAGCGCTCCACCTACTTGGGCGAGGTCGTCTCCGAGCTGGGGCTCGACAACGTCACCGTGGTCCGCGGGCGCGCCGAGGAGGGCCACATCAAGCGCCAGGTGGCCGGGGTAGACATCGTTACCTCTCGCGCCGTCGCCCCGCTGGGCAAGCTGGCGCAGTGGTCGCTGCCGCTGGTGAAAAAGGGCGGCGAAATGATCGCCATGAAGGGCGATTCCGTGGACGAGGAGCTCGCCCGCGACAGGGACATCATCGCCCGCGCGGGCGGTGGAAAGGCCGAGGTCACCGAGGTGAAAGGAACCACGGTTATTCGTGTCCCCCGCATAAACTAA